In Candidatus Eisenbacteria bacterium, one genomic interval encodes:
- a CDS encoding MerR family transcriptional regulator, whose amino-acid sequence MIPNPSDADQKDRPLRVRKGMIRTQGAGGRNPVAKRVMEATNPKLLKVGDLARQTGKSVRALHLYEELGLLHPTARSHGGFRLYDATAITRIRWIELLQSSGFSLHQIQSLLHAWHGTKYGPDAMASIRDIFQKRLAEARQAIARYQALARELEGSLEYLTTCHQCRPPRTTQDDCPHCPVDHGMKEEPALVAGFHTGPPPLGSIPLLGESENG is encoded by the coding sequence ATGATCCCCAATCCCTCCGATGCCGATCAAAAGGATAGACCCTTACGCGTGCGTAAGGGTATGATCCGGACACAGGGAGCAGGGGGGCGCAACCCAGTGGCAAAGAGAGTAATGGAAGCGACGAATCCAAAACTACTCAAGGTGGGCGACCTGGCGCGGCAGACCGGGAAATCGGTCCGGGCGCTGCACCTATATGAGGAGCTAGGCCTGCTTCACCCGACCGCGCGTTCTCACGGCGGCTTTCGGCTCTACGACGCCACCGCGATCACGCGCATCCGTTGGATCGAGCTCCTCCAGAGCAGCGGGTTTTCGCTCCATCAGATCCAGTCCTTGCTTCACGCTTGGCACGGCACCAAATACGGCCCCGACGCGATGGCCTCGATTCGGGACATTTTCCAGAAGAGGCTCGCCGAGGCGCGCCAGGCGATCGCGCGCTACCAGGCCCTCGCGAGGGAACTGGAGGGATCGCTCGAGTACCTGACCACGTGCCACCAATGCCGGCCGCCGCGGACGACGCAGGATGACTGCCCGCACTGCCCGGTCGATCACGGAATGAAGGAAGAGCCGGCCCTGGTTGCCGGCTTCCACACGGGACCGCCTCCCCTGGGGTCGATCCCGCTACTCGGTGAATCGGAGAACGGATGA
- the sufB gene encoding Fe-S cluster assembly protein SufB produces MTQPQTLDIREGYKEKFGFHDDIKPVFKSRRGLDADVVAQISEMKGEPAWMRDFRLKAYKEFERKKLPMWGGNVAEIDFQNIFYYLKPTEEQGKTWEDVPSDIKRTFDKLGIPEAEQKFLSGVGAQYDSEVVYHKIKESLTKQGVLFLDTDSALREHPELFREYFGTLIPPTDNKFAALNSAVWSGGSFIYVPKGVKVEMPLQAYFRINAQNMGQFERTLIIVDEGAWVHYVEGCTAPIYASDSLHSAVVEIVVKKGARCRYTTIQNWSNNVYNLVTKRAAAYQDATMEWVDANLGSKLTMKYPSVYLMEPGAHAEILSIAFAGKGQHQDAGGKAVHGAPNTTSSIVSKSISKDGGRAGYRGLIKIAKGAKGSKSTVRCDALLLDEFSRSDTYPYMEIEEDQVTIGHEATVSKIGDEQLFYLMSRGIPEAEAAAMIVSGFIEPITKELPMEYAVEMNRLIQLQMEGSVG; encoded by the coding sequence ATGACGCAACCGCAGACACTGGATATTCGCGAAGGGTATAAGGAGAAGTTCGGCTTCCACGACGACATCAAGCCGGTCTTCAAGTCCCGCAGGGGGCTCGACGCCGACGTCGTCGCTCAGATCTCGGAGATGAAGGGCGAGCCGGCCTGGATGCGCGACTTCCGCCTCAAGGCGTACAAGGAGTTCGAGCGGAAGAAGCTCCCGATGTGGGGCGGCAACGTGGCGGAGATCGACTTCCAGAACATCTTCTATTACCTGAAGCCCACCGAGGAGCAGGGGAAGACCTGGGAGGACGTGCCGAGCGACATCAAGCGGACGTTCGACAAGCTGGGGATTCCCGAGGCGGAGCAGAAGTTCCTCTCCGGCGTCGGAGCCCAGTACGACTCCGAGGTCGTCTACCACAAGATCAAGGAGAGCCTCACGAAGCAGGGCGTGCTCTTCCTCGACACCGATTCGGCGTTGCGCGAGCACCCGGAGCTCTTCAGGGAATACTTCGGGACGCTCATTCCGCCGACCGACAACAAATTCGCGGCCCTGAACAGCGCGGTGTGGAGCGGAGGGTCGTTCATCTACGTGCCGAAGGGCGTGAAGGTCGAGATGCCGCTCCAGGCCTACTTCCGCATCAACGCCCAGAACATGGGTCAGTTCGAGCGGACCCTCATCATCGTCGATGAGGGCGCGTGGGTGCACTACGTCGAGGGCTGCACGGCGCCCATCTACGCGTCCGACTCGCTTCACTCGGCCGTGGTCGAGATCGTCGTGAAAAAGGGTGCGCGCTGCCGGTACACGACCATCCAGAACTGGTCGAACAACGTCTACAACCTCGTGACGAAGCGGGCGGCCGCCTACCAGGACGCCACCATGGAGTGGGTCGACGCGAACCTCGGCTCCAAGCTCACGATGAAGTACCCGAGCGTCTATCTCATGGAGCCGGGCGCCCACGCCGAGATCCTCTCGATCGCGTTCGCGGGCAAGGGTCAGCACCAGGACGCGGGCGGCAAGGCGGTCCATGGCGCGCCGAACACGACCTCGAGCATCGTCTCGAAATCGATCAGCAAGGACGGCGGGCGCGCCGGGTATCGAGGCCTCATCAAGATCGCGAAGGGCGCGAAGGGGTCCAAGTCGACGGTGCGCTGCGACGCGCTGCTCCTGGACGAGTTTTCGCGGTCGGACACCTACCCGTACATGGAGATCGAGGAGGACCAGGTCACGATCGGCCATGAGGCGACGGTCTCCAAGATCGGCGACGAGCAGCTCTTCTATCTCATGAGCCGCGGCATTCCGGAGGCGGAGGCGGCCGCGATGATCGTGAGCGGATTCATCGAGCCGATCACGAAGGAGCTTCCGATGGAGTACGCGGTGGAGATGAACCGCCTCATCCAATTGCAGATGGAGGGCTCGGTCGGCTAA
- a CDS encoding non-heme iron oxygenase ferredoxin subunit: protein MGKVSDVPPDRAEVFDVEERRIAIYRLDDGFYAIDDICTHDGGPLAEGEVEGDQVICPRHGARFSIKSGAALTFPAITPVQTYPVRVDGEDLLVGIAD from the coding sequence GTGGGGAAGGTCAGCGACGTGCCTCCGGATCGGGCCGAGGTCTTCGACGTGGAGGAGCGGCGGATCGCGATCTATCGTCTGGACGACGGGTTCTACGCGATCGATGACATCTGCACCCACGACGGCGGACCCCTCGCCGAGGGAGAGGTGGAGGGGGATCAGGTGATCTGCCCGAGACACGGCGCGCGATTCAGCATCAAGAGCGGAGCCGCGCTCACGTTCCCGGCGATCACGCCCGTCCAGACCTATCCCGTGCGCGTCGACGGGGAAGATCTTCTCGTCGGCATCGCGGACTGA
- a CDS encoding SUF system NifU family Fe-S cluster assembly protein, translating into MSFDDLFRQNILDHYQSPRNFGTLEHPDISAEDSNPLCGDVIRMDLKIEDGKVADVRFSGKGCSISRAAASMLTEEIRGKSLEEVKRIGKDEVLEMLGIELGPVRLKCALLALKTLKVGVYGIRGWPGEDGGTD; encoded by the coding sequence ATGAGCTTCGACGACCTCTTTCGCCAGAACATTCTCGACCACTACCAGAGCCCCCGGAATTTCGGCACCCTCGAGCATCCGGACATCAGCGCCGAGGATTCGAACCCGCTCTGCGGCGACGTGATCCGGATGGATCTGAAGATCGAGGACGGGAAGGTCGCGGACGTCCGGTTCAGCGGGAAGGGTTGCTCGATCAGCCGCGCCGCGGCCTCGATGCTCACCGAGGAGATCCGCGGCAAGTCGCTCGAGGAAGTGAAGCGGATCGGGAAAGACGAGGTGCTCGAGATGCTGGGCATCGAGCTGGGGCCGGTCCGGCTCAAGTGCGCGCTGCTTGCGCTCAAGACGCTGAAAGTGGGAGTCTATGGCATCCGGGGCTGGCCCGGCGAGGATGGGGGGACGGATTGA
- a CDS encoding cysteine desulfurase codes for MTKTLASERHVDFAALRREFPIFERKVHGKPLIYLDSTATTQKPLAVLEALDRYYRTYNANIHRGVYLIAEEATQAYEDAREKVARFLNARSSKEIVFTRGTTESVNLVSHAWGRKNVGRGDVIVLTEMEHHSNLVPWQLLATERGATIRYIPVDGNGRLDLSGLDRLLQGPVKIVSLAHVSNVLGTINPVAEIARRAHAAGAVVMVDGAQSVPHMPVDVRALDCDFLALSGHKMLAPTGIGALYGKRELLEAMPPFFGGGEMIREVRLEGSTWNDVPFKFEAGTMNIADTIAFGAAIDYLSEIGMEAVHAHGRELVEETMRVLGSIPGVTIYGPPAAERGGIVPFTVDDIHAHDVAAVLDHEGVAVRAGHHCAMPLHTKLGLAATTRASFYVYNLISDVERLGEGVRKAKQVFHR; via the coding sequence ATCACGAAGACTCTCGCCTCCGAGCGGCACGTCGACTTCGCCGCGCTCCGGAGGGAATTTCCGATCTTCGAGCGGAAGGTCCACGGGAAGCCGTTGATCTACCTCGATTCGACGGCCACGACGCAGAAGCCGCTGGCGGTGCTTGAGGCGCTGGACCGCTACTATCGGACCTACAACGCCAACATCCACCGAGGCGTCTACCTGATCGCCGAGGAAGCGACGCAGGCGTACGAGGACGCGCGGGAGAAGGTCGCGCGCTTCCTGAACGCGCGCTCGTCCAAGGAAATCGTCTTTACGCGCGGGACCACCGAGTCCGTCAACCTCGTCTCGCACGCCTGGGGCCGGAAGAACGTCGGCCGAGGCGACGTGATCGTGCTCACCGAGATGGAGCACCATTCGAATCTCGTCCCCTGGCAGCTCCTGGCCACCGAGCGCGGCGCGACGATCCGGTACATTCCGGTGGACGGGAACGGGCGGCTCGATCTGAGCGGTCTCGACCGGCTCCTTCAGGGTCCGGTCAAGATCGTCTCCCTCGCGCACGTCTCGAACGTGTTGGGGACCATCAACCCCGTCGCGGAGATCGCGCGCCGAGCGCACGCCGCCGGCGCGGTGGTCATGGTCGACGGCGCCCAGAGCGTTCCGCACATGCCGGTCGACGTGCGGGCGCTCGACTGCGACTTCCTCGCGCTCTCGGGACACAAGATGCTCGCCCCGACCGGGATCGGCGCGCTCTACGGGAAGCGGGAGCTTCTCGAGGCGATGCCTCCGTTCTTCGGCGGCGGCGAGATGATCCGCGAGGTGCGTCTCGAGGGCTCGACCTGGAACGACGTGCCGTTCAAGTTCGAGGCCGGCACCATGAACATCGCCGACACGATCGCCTTCGGGGCCGCGATCGACTACCTGAGCGAGATCGGCATGGAGGCCGTGCACGCGCACGGACGGGAGCTGGTCGAGGAGACCATGCGGGTCCTGGGTTCGATCCCCGGCGTCACCATCTACGGCCCCCCCGCCGCGGAGCGCGGCGGCATCGTCCCCTTCACGGTCGACGACATCCACGCCCATGACGTCGCGGCGGTCCTGGACCACGAAGGGGTCGCGGTCCGAGCGGGGCACCACTGCGCGATGCCGCTCCACACCAAGCTCGGCCTGGCCGCGACGACCCGCGCGAGCTTCTACGTCTACAACCTGATCTCGGACGTCGAGCGCCTCGGAGAAGGCGTGCGAAAGGCCAAGCAAGTCTTCCACCGATGA
- a CDS encoding iron-sulfur cluster assembly accessory protein: MESQQTARPPQAAPKTIALTPAAIDWVKRSRTKEEKEGQALRLGVKAGGCSGYSYFMGFTTAQKPGDLVLTYDGLTVYVDPRSLELLDGTTVDYERGLLGSGIQFKNPRVKKSCGCGESFSL; the protein is encoded by the coding sequence ATGGAATCGCAGCAGACCGCGCGGCCGCCGCAGGCGGCCCCGAAAACGATCGCGCTCACCCCAGCCGCGATCGACTGGGTGAAGCGGAGCCGGACCAAGGAAGAGAAGGAGGGGCAGGCTCTTCGCCTCGGCGTGAAGGCGGGCGGCTGTTCCGGGTACAGCTATTTCATGGGATTCACGACCGCCCAGAAGCCGGGGGACCTTGTGCTCACCTATGACGGCTTGACCGTCTATGTCGATCCTCGCTCCTTGGAGCTTCTCGACGGAACGACGGTCGACTACGAGCGTGGGCTTTTGGGGAGCGGGATCCAGTTCAAGAATCCCCGCGTCAAGAAGTCGTGCGGCTGCGGGGAGAGCTTCAGCTTATAA
- the sufC gene encoding Fe-S cluster assembly ATPase SufC, which produces MSANATLEIKNLHVAIEGKPILKGLNLTVKKGEIHALMGPNGSGKSTLANALMGNPKYDVTEGKILLNGQDLLELAADERGRKGLFLAFQYPTAIPGVSVANFLRMALTARRKEMGEEKPLPPKEFRALMKEKMAILKMDDSFAGRYINDGFSGGEKKRAEILQMAVLKPEIAILDETDSGLDIDALRIVSEGVNALSGPDLGVLLITHYQRILNYIKPQFVHVLVDGRIVKSGGPELAHELEAQGYDWVRDIQAA; this is translated from the coding sequence ATGAGCGCCAACGCGACGCTGGAAATCAAGAACCTGCACGTAGCCATCGAGGGGAAGCCCATCCTCAAGGGCCTCAACCTCACGGTGAAGAAGGGGGAGATCCACGCCCTCATGGGTCCGAACGGTTCGGGCAAGAGCACGCTCGCGAACGCGCTCATGGGCAACCCCAAGTACGACGTGACCGAAGGGAAGATTCTCCTGAACGGTCAGGATCTTCTGGAGCTGGCCGCCGACGAGCGGGGCCGGAAGGGCCTCTTCCTCGCGTTCCAGTATCCGACCGCGATCCCGGGCGTGAGCGTCGCCAACTTCCTGCGCATGGCCTTGACCGCGCGCCGGAAGGAGATGGGCGAGGAGAAGCCACTCCCTCCGAAGGAATTCCGCGCGCTCATGAAGGAGAAGATGGCGATCCTCAAGATGGACGACTCCTTCGCCGGGCGCTACATCAACGACGGATTCTCGGGCGGCGAGAAGAAGCGCGCCGAGATCTTGCAGATGGCGGTCTTGAAGCCCGAGATCGCGATCCTGGACGAGACCGACTCCGGGCTCGACATCGACGCGCTCCGCATCGTCTCGGAGGGCGTGAACGCGCTCTCCGGCCCCGACCTCGGGGTGCTCTTGATCACGCACTACCAGCGGATCTTGAACTACATCAAGCCGCAATTCGTCCACGTGTTGGTCGACGGCCGCATCGTCAAGTCGGGAGGCCCCGAGTTGGCGCACGAGCTCGAGGCTCAGGGTTACGACTGGGTCCGGGACATTCAGGCCGCGTGA
- the sufD gene encoding Fe-S cluster assembly protein SufD — protein MTERRSNVNPTDIAAPEVQDPTRIGALTKDAIAALSKRGSEPDFLARRRAEAWAFCEKTPFPGRIEELWRRTDISALKWDAVVAAREPHTPARSLQDLPAALREEIGPASERSALIVQVDSSVVWTEADAELGTLGVTVLPIVEAAKKDPALVERLLGGTVRFDESRFTGLNAALLGGGALVHVPAGVTVPRPIRILISRQSPDVGTFPRVVVALEKGSSASVIEEYYSPGEPGIGVNVGVSEITVGQEATLHLATLQRWGSNVYHFGVERVRVARDARFHWTFAGLGGKLTKLDMEMHLDGEGSEAKFSGCYFGNETQHFDFHTFQNHLAGHSLSDLLFKGALRGRARMVYQGLIKVHKDAQRSDAYQANRNLILSDKARADSIPSLEIEANDVRCTHGATVGQVDEDQIFYLMARGLDRRDAERLIIAGFFEPVLERIPAESLRTLVTEAVERKAAV, from the coding sequence ATAACCGAACGGAGATCGAACGTGAATCCAACGGATATAGCGGCGCCCGAAGTCCAGGACCCGACGCGGATCGGGGCGCTGACGAAGGACGCCATCGCCGCCCTCTCGAAGCGGGGATCGGAGCCCGATTTTCTGGCCCGGCGCCGCGCCGAGGCATGGGCGTTCTGCGAGAAGACGCCGTTCCCGGGCCGCATCGAAGAGCTCTGGCGGCGGACCGACATCAGCGCGCTCAAGTGGGACGCGGTGGTCGCCGCGCGCGAGCCGCACACGCCGGCGCGCTCCTTACAAGACCTCCCGGCCGCGCTCCGCGAGGAGATCGGCCCGGCCTCCGAGCGGTCCGCGCTCATCGTCCAGGTCGACTCGAGCGTTGTGTGGACCGAGGCGGACGCCGAGCTCGGAACGCTTGGCGTGACGGTGCTCCCGATCGTGGAAGCCGCCAAGAAAGACCCCGCGCTGGTGGAGCGCTTGCTCGGCGGGACGGTCCGGTTCGATGAGAGCCGGTTCACAGGGTTGAACGCGGCGCTCCTCGGGGGCGGCGCCCTCGTGCACGTCCCCGCGGGCGTCACCGTGCCCCGGCCGATTCGCATTCTGATTTCGCGCCAGAGCCCCGACGTCGGCACGTTCCCGCGCGTCGTCGTGGCCCTCGAGAAGGGCAGCTCGGCGAGCGTGATCGAGGAGTACTATTCGCCCGGCGAGCCCGGAATCGGGGTGAACGTCGGCGTGAGCGAGATCACGGTCGGCCAGGAGGCGACGCTTCACCTGGCCACGCTCCAACGCTGGGGCTCGAACGTCTATCACTTCGGCGTGGAGCGCGTCCGCGTGGCGCGCGACGCGCGATTCCACTGGACCTTCGCCGGACTGGGCGGAAAGCTCACGAAGCTCGACATGGAGATGCACTTGGACGGCGAGGGAAGTGAGGCCAAGTTCTCGGGCTGCTATTTCGGGAACGAGACCCAGCACTTCGACTTCCACACGTTCCAGAATCACCTCGCCGGCCACTCGTTGAGCGACCTCCTCTTCAAGGGAGCGCTCCGCGGCCGGGCGCGCATGGTCTATCAAGGGCTGATCAAGGTCCACAAGGACGCGCAGCGCTCGGACGCCTACCAGGCGAACCGGAACTTGATCCTCTCCGACAAGGCACGCGCCGACTCGATCCCCAGCCTCGAGATCGAGGCGAACGACGTGCGCTGCACGCACGGCGCGACGGTGGGGCAGGTCGACGAGGACCAGATCTTCTATCTCATGGCCCGCGGCTTGGACAGGCGCGACGCCGAGCGCCTGATCATCGCCGGCTTCTTCGAGCCGGTGCTCGAGCGGATCCCGGCCGAGTCGCTCCGGACCCTCGTGACCGAGGCCGTCGAGCGGAAAGCGGCGGTGTGA